One window of the Dreissena polymorpha isolate Duluth1 chromosome 5, UMN_Dpol_1.0, whole genome shotgun sequence genome contains the following:
- the LOC127880780 gene encoding uncharacterized protein LOC127880780, whose product MKVQAVIIVACVAIAVGQDVVIYDATSQPKCTLINRASTNDCRWKAGLDMADQIIEKGRIIAYRIQWFNGSWSTWFGPGLNDLDIKFNPNYATCAVPLKTNSMRRMWSYFYDHTHEFIICKPN is encoded by the exons ATGAAGGTTCAAGCTGTGATTATAGTTGCTTGCGTTGCCATCGCTGTGGGACAAGATGTCGTCATCTACGACGCGACTTCTCAG CCTAAATGCACGCTGATTAACCGTGCGAGTACAAATGATTGTCGCTGGAAAGCTGGTCTAGACATGGCGGACCAAATCATCGAGAAAGGTCGCATCATCGCGTACAGAATCCAGTGGTTTAACGGCTCGTGGTCGACCTGGTTTGGTCCTGGCTTGAACGACCTTGACATCAAGTTCAACCCCAACTACGCGACTTGTGCCGTTCCTCTCAAGACCAACTCAATGAGAAGAATGTGGTCCTATTTCTACGACCACACTCACGAGTTCATCATTTGTAAGCCGAATTAG